In the bacterium genome, one interval contains:
- a CDS encoding NADH-dependent [FeFe] hydrogenase, group A6, giving the protein MSNLTIEVNGRKVEAKKGETILSALKREGVKVPTLCYLENLAPSGACRMCVVEVEGSANLVPSCSFPVAEGMKIKSNSPPVMAARRTIIELLLSNHPDDCLYCIRGGNCQLAELAQEHGVRTRRFRGEKNKREKDISGPSIQRDPEKCILCGKCVRVCEEVQGVSAIDFVQRGSKSLVGTAFNKGLNVSSCINCGQCILVCPTGALHERSYVEDVLSALNDPDKIVVAQHAPAVSVSLAEEFGMKPGVDFDGKMVASLRKIGFDRVFDTSFTADLTIMEEGSELVHRIKTGGVLPMMTSCSPGWIKFVEQFYPDMMPNLSTCKSPQQMMGAILKTFYAEREKLDPKKIVSVSIMPCTAKKFECQRPEMGRDFNQDVDYVLTTRELAQLFRMTGVDPNTVEPEAADTPFGERSSAGKLFGASGGVMEAAVRSAYFLLTGQELAELKMEDLRGMKGSKEVKVKIGDLEVGAAVVSNLQNARKLLDEVKAGRKDIHFIEVMTCPGGCINGGGQPIGADLEAVKARMKALYQIDRDATLRVSHKNKWVQRLYDEYLGKPLGERSHKLLHTKYAKRDVMV; this is encoded by the coding sequence ATGAGTAATCTTACGATTGAGGTTAACGGCCGGAAGGTCGAAGCGAAGAAGGGCGAGACGATTCTCTCCGCCCTGAAACGGGAAGGCGTGAAGGTCCCGACCCTCTGCTACCTCGAGAACCTGGCGCCGTCCGGTGCGTGCCGGATGTGCGTGGTCGAGGTCGAGGGGTCGGCCAACCTCGTGCCGTCCTGTTCGTTCCCGGTGGCCGAAGGGATGAAGATCAAAAGCAACTCGCCGCCGGTGATGGCGGCGCGGCGGACGATCATCGAACTGCTGCTCTCGAACCACCCGGATGACTGCCTTTACTGCATCCGTGGCGGCAACTGCCAGCTCGCGGAACTCGCCCAGGAGCACGGCGTGCGAACGCGGCGGTTCCGCGGCGAGAAGAACAAGCGCGAGAAGGACATCTCGGGCCCGAGCATCCAGCGCGACCCGGAGAAATGCATCCTTTGCGGTAAGTGCGTCCGCGTCTGCGAAGAAGTCCAGGGCGTTTCAGCCATCGACTTTGTCCAACGCGGGTCGAAGTCACTCGTGGGTACCGCCTTCAACAAGGGACTGAACGTCTCTTCCTGCATCAATTGCGGCCAGTGCATCCTCGTCTGCCCGACCGGCGCACTCCACGAGCGAAGCTACGTGGAGGACGTGCTGAGCGCGCTCAATGACCCGGACAAGATAGTGGTGGCCCAGCACGCGCCCGCGGTTTCGGTTTCCCTCGCCGAGGAATTCGGGATGAAGCCGGGCGTCGATTTCGACGGCAAGATGGTCGCAAGCCTCCGGAAGATCGGGTTCGACCGGGTGTTCGATACGTCGTTCACTGCCGACCTGACAATCATGGAGGAAGGTTCGGAACTCGTCCACCGCATCAAGACCGGCGGCGTGCTGCCAATGATGACCTCCTGCTCGCCGGGCTGGATCAAGTTCGTCGAGCAGTTCTACCCGGATATGATGCCCAATCTTTCCACCTGCAAGTCGCCGCAGCAGATGATGGGCGCCATCTTGAAGACCTTCTACGCCGAGCGCGAGAAGCTCGACCCGAAGAAGATCGTGTCAGTTTCGATCATGCCGTGTACCGCGAAGAAGTTCGAGTGCCAGCGGCCGGAGATGGGACGCGACTTCAACCAGGACGTTGACTATGTGCTCACCACTCGTGAGCTGGCCCAGCTCTTCCGGATGACCGGCGTCGATCCGAACACGGTCGAGCCCGAGGCGGCCGACACGCCGTTCGGCGAGCGGTCGAGCGCGGGCAAGCTATTTGGCGCGTCCGGCGGCGTTATGGAGGCGGCGGTCCGCTCCGCCTACTTCCTGCTAACCGGGCAGGAACTGGCCGAGCTCAAGATGGAAGACCTGCGCGGCATGAAGGGTTCCAAGGAGGTGAAGGTGAAGATCGGCGACCTCGAAGTCGGGGCCGCGGTCGTATCCAACCTCCAGAATGCCCGCAAGCTGCTCGACGAGGTCAAGGCCGGCCGCAAGGACATCCACTTCATCGAAGTGATGACCTGTCCGGGCGGCTGCATCAACGGCGGCGGGCAGCCCATCGGCGCGGACCTCGAAGCGGTCAAGGCGCGGATGAAGGCGCTCTACCAGATCGACCGCGACGCGACCCTCCGCGTCAGCCACAAGAACAAGTGGGTCCAGCGGCTCTACGACGAGTATTTGGGAAAGCCGCTCGGCGAGCGCAGCCACAAGCTGCTCCATACCAAGTATGCCAAGCGCGACGTGATGGTCTAG
- a CDS encoding response regulator: MDTPKKIMVVDDDIDLLEQVATILAGDGYEVQKAQGQEEAEELLTGFIPDLAVLDLMMENMDSGFVLCHNIKKLYPGTPVIILTAVQAATGLDFKARSAEAGSWVKADILMDKPVRPEQLKAEVRRLLAK; encoded by the coding sequence ATGGATACACCAAAGAAGATAATGGTCGTCGACGACGACATCGACCTGCTCGAACAGGTTGCGACGATCCTGGCTGGGGATGGCTACGAGGTCCAAAAGGCCCAGGGCCAGGAGGAGGCCGAAGAGCTGCTTACGGGCTTCATCCCGGACCTGGCGGTGCTCGACCTGATGATGGAGAACATGGATTCCGGTTTCGTCCTGTGTCACAACATCAAGAAGCTTTACCCCGGCACGCCGGTTATCATCCTGACCGCGGTCCAGGCCGCTACCGGTCTCGACTTCAAGGCCCGGTCCGCCGAGGCCGGCTCGTGGGTCAAGGCCGACATCCTGATGGACAAGCCGGTCCGGCCCGAGCAACTGAAGGCTGAAGTCAGGCGACTGCTAGCGAAATAG
- a CDS encoding [Fe-Fe] hydrogenase large subunit C-terminal domain-containing protein, producing the protein MTPELTGLVLTIPEKCRVCYTCVRECPAKAIRIRAGQAEVVPERCIGCGNCVRVCSQHAKRVYDSATLVRGLLDRNRTDPTDRSDRTDAPLVACVAPSFPAEFGIADYQSLAGIDHRRLVGMIRRLGFDRVVEVAYGADLVARRYRKLISEQPNARFIATTCPAIVLYVEKYHPELVPFLAPVVSPMIATARVVHKRYGADARVVFIGPCIAKKAEAAAERYRDDVTAALTFMELRQLFEERGVTAESVEPSEFDPPHPGKGMLFSVKRGILQAAGIEEDLVAGDVVAADGGSEFGHALHEFSEGHLDVRLLEVLSCKGGCIMGAGAGTRAPLFSRRAAVSRYVRERLAAGGAQPESTDVDLNAWFYPDERSMPIPSQDEIASILTRMGKKDPGDELNCGACGYETCREHAIAIFDGLAESEMCLPATIARLNEAIGELGVTNRQLASAQQALVQSEKLASMGQLAAGIAHEVNNPLGVVLLYSQLLLEECDPNSEQYADLKKVAEQADRCKKIVSGLLNFARKNQVNLKPVRIDEFMSACRHAVVVPERVKLVMESRVADADIELDPDQMMQVFTNLMNNAIEAMPGEGILTVRAEGDAESVQVSISDTGVGIPKENVKKVFEPFFTTKQGGKGTGLGLAICYGIVKMHRGSIVVQSNTDPRTGPTGTTMTVKLPRHPQGGLE; encoded by the coding sequence GTGACCCCTGAGCTCACCGGCCTTGTCCTGACGATACCGGAGAAGTGCCGGGTCTGCTACACCTGTGTGCGCGAGTGCCCGGCTAAGGCGATACGGATTCGCGCCGGTCAGGCCGAGGTCGTGCCCGAGCGCTGTATCGGCTGCGGCAACTGCGTCCGGGTCTGCTCCCAGCACGCCAAGCGGGTGTACGACTCCGCGACGCTCGTTCGCGGCCTGCTGGACCGGAATAGGACGGATCCGACGGATCGGTCTGATCGGACCGATGCTCCGCTGGTCGCCTGTGTCGCGCCGAGCTTCCCGGCCGAGTTCGGCATCGCCGACTACCAGTCGCTTGCCGGCATCGACCACCGCCGGTTGGTCGGGATGATTCGCCGCCTCGGCTTCGACCGGGTCGTTGAGGTCGCCTACGGAGCAGACCTCGTTGCCCGACGCTATCGGAAGCTGATCTCCGAACAGCCGAACGCCCGTTTCATCGCCACCACCTGCCCGGCAATCGTCCTCTACGTTGAGAAGTACCATCCGGAGTTGGTGCCGTTTCTTGCCCCGGTAGTATCGCCCATGATCGCCACGGCTCGGGTCGTCCACAAGCGCTACGGCGCCGATGCCCGGGTCGTCTTCATCGGTCCTTGCATAGCGAAGAAGGCCGAGGCGGCGGCCGAACGCTACCGGGACGACGTCACCGCCGCGCTCACTTTCATGGAGCTGCGCCAGTTGTTCGAAGAACGCGGCGTGACTGCCGAGTCGGTCGAGCCCTCGGAGTTCGATCCTCCTCACCCGGGCAAAGGGATGCTCTTTTCGGTCAAGCGCGGTATCCTGCAGGCCGCGGGCATCGAGGAGGACCTGGTCGCGGGAGACGTGGTCGCCGCGGACGGCGGCTCGGAGTTCGGTCATGCCCTGCACGAATTCTCCGAAGGCCATCTCGACGTCCGCTTGCTCGAAGTGCTCTCCTGCAAGGGCGGCTGTATCATGGGCGCCGGGGCAGGCACACGCGCCCCGCTCTTCAGCCGCCGGGCCGCAGTGAGCCGCTATGTACGAGAGCGCCTGGCTGCAGGTGGAGCTCAGCCCGAATCCACCGACGTAGACCTTAACGCTTGGTTCTATCCCGACGAACGGTCGATGCCGATTCCATCACAGGACGAAATCGCATCCATCCTTACCCGAATGGGGAAAAAGGACCCGGGTGACGAGCTCAACTGCGGTGCGTGCGGGTACGAGACCTGCCGCGAGCACGCCATTGCCATCTTCGACGGGCTGGCCGAGAGCGAGATGTGTCTGCCCGCGACCATCGCCCGGCTGAACGAAGCCATCGGCGAACTCGGCGTCACCAACCGTCAACTTGCCAGCGCCCAGCAGGCGCTGGTCCAGTCCGAGAAGCTCGCCAGCATGGGCCAGCTTGCCGCCGGTATCGCCCACGAGGTGAACAACCCGCTCGGCGTCGTGTTGCTCTACAGCCAGCTCTTGCTCGAAGAGTGCGATCCGAACTCGGAGCAGTACGCAGATCTGAAGAAGGTCGCCGAGCAGGCGGACCGGTGCAAGAAGATCGTCTCCGGCCTGCTCAACTTCGCCCGCAAGAACCAGGTGAATCTCAAGCCGGTGAGAATCGACGAGTTCATGTCGGCCTGCAGGCACGCGGTCGTGGTGCCGGAACGGGTCAAGCTGGTCATGGAGAGCCGGGTTGCCGACGCCGACATTGAACTCGACCCCGACCAGATGATGCAGGTCTTCACCAACCTGATGAACAACGCGATTGAAGCGATGCCGGGCGAAGGAATCCTCACGGTCCGCGCCGAGGGCGACGCCGAATCGGTGCAGGTGAGCATCAGCGACACCGGCGTCGGCATACCCAAGGAGAATGTCAAGAAGGTATTCGAACCGTTCTTCACGACCAAACAGGGCGGCAAGGGTACCGGCCTCGGTCTTGCCATCTGCTACGGAATCGTCAAGATGCACCGCGGAAGCATCGTGGTTCAGTCGAATACCGACCCTAGGACCGGGCCGACCGGCACGACGATGACTGTGAAGCTACCGCGTCACCCGCAGGGCGGACTGGAATGA
- a CDS encoding response regulator, which yields MERLKLLVVDDEQPMREGVMRALRKFTVSLPYAEDDYGFDMFEAGTGEEALELIEKNPPDLVLLDYKLPGIKGLDVLDSITQRQLDILTVMITAYASLETAVSATRYGAYDFLAKPFTPEELRGAVQKATKHLVLSRQARKLSEEKRRVRFEFISVLAHELKSPLAAVEGYLRIIQEKSAGDSLAAYETMVGRSLTRLEGMRKMIFDILDLTRIESGQKKRELVETDLREAAQAAIETALQSARDRGVAIELHAPERAPLLADRGELDIIFNNLVSNAVKYNRENGRVDLTIAVDDEVATVACRDTGIGLSETEAQQLFREFIRIKNAKTKNILGSGLGLSTVKKLATEYYGGDVRVESTPDVGSTFTVTLRRRPAAQR from the coding sequence ATGGAAAGACTGAAGCTCCTGGTGGTGGACGACGAGCAGCCGATGCGCGAGGGCGTGATGCGGGCGCTGCGTAAGTTCACCGTGAGCCTGCCCTATGCCGAGGACGACTACGGCTTCGACATGTTCGAGGCGGGAACCGGCGAAGAAGCTCTTGAGCTCATCGAAAAGAACCCGCCGGACCTGGTGCTGCTCGACTACAAGCTGCCGGGCATCAAGGGCCTCGATGTGCTCGACAGCATCACCCAGCGCCAGCTCGACATCCTGACCGTGATGATAACGGCCTATGCGTCGCTCGAGACCGCGGTCAGCGCCACTCGGTACGGCGCGTACGACTTCCTGGCCAAGCCGTTCACGCCCGAGGAGCTGCGCGGCGCGGTGCAAAAGGCGACCAAGCATCTTGTGCTTTCGCGGCAGGCGCGCAAGCTCTCGGAGGAAAAACGCCGGGTCCGGTTCGAGTTTATCTCGGTGCTGGCGCACGAACTCAAGTCCCCGCTGGCAGCGGTCGAAGGCTACCTGCGGATAATCCAGGAGAAATCCGCAGGCGATAGCCTCGCCGCGTACGAGACGATGGTCGGACGTTCGCTGACGAGGCTCGAGGGGATGCGCAAGATGATATTCGATATCCTCGACCTGACCCGCATCGAGTCCGGGCAGAAGAAACGCGAGCTCGTTGAGACCGACCTGCGTGAGGCGGCCCAGGCGGCAATCGAGACCGCGCTGCAGTCGGCCCGGGATCGCGGCGTGGCCATCGAACTGCACGCGCCGGAACGGGCGCCGCTGCTGGCTGACCGCGGCGAACTCGACATCATCTTCAACAACCTGGTGTCCAATGCCGTCAAGTACAACCGTGAGAACGGTCGGGTTGACCTCACGATCGCCGTTGATGACGAAGTGGCGACAGTAGCCTGTCGCGACACCGGCATCGGGTTGAGCGAGACCGAGGCCCAACAGCTCTTCCGGGAGTTCATCCGCATCAAGAACGCCAAGACCAAGAACATCCTGGGCTCGGGGCTCGGCCTCTCAACGGTCAAGAAGCTCGCGACCGAGTACTACGGCGGTGACGTCCGGGTTGAGTCGACGCCGGACGTCGGCAGTACCTTCACCGTCACCCTGCGCCGTCGCCCGGCGGCGCAACGTTAG
- a CDS encoding response regulator gives MPKVLIVDDDPDIVDSLKLVLSAEGYAVAAATSRVEAMQAAEREKPDLIILDVMMEQPDDGLVVAQDLRHKGVRTPIIILSSIGHVTGYKFGKDSEVAPVDDFVSKPVAPKDLVAKVKKFLRK, from the coding sequence GTGCCGAAGGTACTTATCGTTGACGACGACCCCGATATCGTCGATTCACTGAAACTCGTCCTGTCGGCTGAAGGGTACGCAGTGGCGGCGGCCACGAGCCGGGTCGAAGCCATGCAGGCGGCCGAGCGGGAAAAACCGGACCTTATTATCCTTGACGTCATGATGGAGCAGCCGGACGACGGTCTGGTGGTCGCCCAGGATCTGCGCCACAAGGGCGTGAGGACGCCCATCATTATCCTGTCCTCGATCGGTCATGTGACCGGGTACAAGTTCGGCAAGGATTCGGAAGTGGCCCCGGTGGACGACTTCGTGTCGAAGCCGGTCGCGCCCAAAGACCTGGTCGCCAAGGTCAAGAAATTCCTGAGGAAATGA
- the nuoE gene encoding NADH-quinone oxidoreductase subunit NuoE, which produces MLATERESLRHEIAELAEKYEHKRDGMMPILEAVQEKYRCVSDFAMQEIARQLGVFPTEVYGVASFYSFLSTEPRGKFAIRLCRTLSCDFAGKKEVARQLENELAVGFGRTTQDGLFSLEYCNCLGMCDHGPALLVNNDVYTEVSPELVSDILEKYRRMFGPASQLEEKETHHG; this is translated from the coding sequence ATGTTGGCAACTGAAAGAGAATCACTCCGCCACGAAATCGCGGAATTGGCGGAGAAGTATGAGCACAAGCGCGACGGGATGATGCCCATTCTCGAGGCCGTCCAGGAGAAGTACCGTTGCGTATCCGATTTCGCGATGCAGGAAATCGCCCGCCAGCTCGGCGTGTTCCCGACCGAGGTTTACGGCGTGGCGTCGTTCTACTCGTTCCTTTCCACCGAGCCAAGGGGCAAGTTCGCCATCCGACTCTGTCGTACCCTTTCCTGCGACTTCGCGGGCAAGAAGGAAGTAGCTCGCCAGCTCGAGAACGAACTCGCTGTCGGGTTCGGCCGCACCACGCAGGACGGGCTCTTCTCGCTTGAGTACTGCAACTGCCTGGGCATGTGCGACCACGGGCCGGCGCTGCTCGTGAACAACGACGTGTACACCGAGGTCAGCCCGGAGTTGGTATCGGACATCCTCGAAAAGTACCGGAGGATGTTCGGCCCGGCATCGCAGTTGGAGGAAAAGGAGACGCACCATGGCTAG
- a CDS encoding NADH-ubiquinone oxidoreductase-F iron-sulfur binding region domain-containing protein, translating into MASAIHIMERYEAGSGVKKALSMSRTDVIRTVRESGIRGRGGAGFPTAVKWNLCAAAQAPKKFIICNADEGEPGTFKDRLLLTERPEALFDGITIGGYAIGAKLGIIYLRAEYAYMRPGLDAALAARRKNKLLGKKVLGKSFEFDIEIRMGAGAYVCGEETALIESLEGSRGEPRNRPPYPVNTGLVGAPTSVNNVETLIACAHILVKGPEWFKKLGTEISTGSKLLSVSGDCARPGVYEVGFGTTIKDLLKLVEGEGAKAVQVGGASGRTVPAKQFDRKLGFEDLATGGSIIVIGPQRDMLDVAENFLDFFVEESCGQCTPCREGNPKLLEGVRLLQQGRCSINYLRELQSLGRTMQVASKCGLGQSSANAFLDITEQFRSEILGRVPASKE; encoded by the coding sequence ATGGCTAGTGCAATTCACATCATGGAGCGCTACGAAGCCGGTTCGGGAGTGAAGAAGGCGCTCTCGATGTCGCGGACCGACGTCATCCGGACCGTGCGTGAGTCCGGCATCCGCGGTCGCGGCGGCGCCGGGTTTCCGACTGCGGTGAAGTGGAACCTGTGCGCGGCGGCCCAGGCCCCGAAGAAGTTCATCATCTGCAACGCCGACGAGGGCGAGCCGGGTACGTTCAAGGACCGTCTGCTTCTGACCGAGCGGCCCGAGGCCCTGTTCGACGGCATCACCATCGGTGGCTATGCTATCGGTGCGAAACTCGGGATCATTTACCTCCGTGCCGAATATGCCTACATGCGGCCCGGGCTGGACGCTGCTCTGGCAGCCCGGCGCAAGAACAAGCTGCTGGGTAAGAAAGTGCTCGGCAAGAGCTTCGAGTTCGACATCGAAATCCGCATGGGCGCCGGCGCCTACGTCTGCGGTGAGGAGACCGCGCTCATCGAGTCGCTTGAGGGCTCGCGCGGCGAGCCCCGCAACCGGCCGCCCTACCCGGTGAACACCGGGCTCGTCGGCGCGCCGACCTCAGTGAATAACGTCGAGACCCTCATCGCCTGCGCGCATATCCTGGTAAAGGGGCCGGAGTGGTTCAAGAAACTTGGCACCGAGATCTCAACCGGGTCCAAGTTGCTCTCGGTCTCCGGCGACTGCGCCCGGCCCGGCGTCTACGAGGTCGGGTTCGGCACCACGATCAAGGACCTGCTGAAGCTCGTCGAGGGCGAGGGGGCCAAGGCGGTGCAGGTCGGCGGCGCGTCGGGACGGACCGTCCCGGCGAAGCAGTTCGACCGCAAGCTGGGTTTCGAGGACCTCGCGACCGGCGGCTCGATAATCGTCATCGGACCGCAGCGCGACATGCTCGACGTGGCCGAGAATTTCCTCGACTTCTTCGTCGAGGAGTCCTGCGGCCAGTGCACGCCCTGCCGCGAAGGAAACCCGAAACTGCTGGAGGGCGTGCGCCTGCTGCAACAGGGACGCTGCTCCATCAACTACCTGCGCGAGCTGCAGAGCCTCGGACGCACGATGCAGGTGGCGTCCAAGTGCGGGCTCGGCCAATCGAGCGCCAATGCGTTCCTCGACATAACCGAGCAATTCCGGTCGGAAATCCTGGGCCGCGTGCCCGCGAGCAAGGAGTAG
- a CDS encoding NADH-dependent [FeFe] hydrogenase, group A6 yields MTITAGKPGDIGGLVSVKIDDLDIKVPFGTTILQAAKTVGIRIPTLCYHEDLCLAGVCRICSVEVSKQRTLQTACTFPITEPITVSTTSQRVRQARRHILDLLLSKHYGECYSCFRNNNCELQALAKEYGVDFFRFGHPDKPRFEIDRSSYSVVRDMNKCVLCRRCVRTCVDLQSVGVYSAAHRSEKTKIETFEDRPLADVICINCGQCINRCPTGALRAKDPSDEIWAAIDDPKKHVVMQTAPSPRAAIGEEFGLEAGTSMTGEMNTALRRAGFDMIFDTNTTADLTIIEEGTELLTRLYKALVKKEEAFLPQFTSCSPGWVKFIEHFYPEYLPWMSSCKSPQQMFGALIKSYYAQKQNLNPADIVTVSLMPCSAKKFEANRPEMRSSGYKDVDYGLTTRETAQMIKEAGIDLPHMPKSHFDLPFGDASGAGLIFGASGGVMEAALRTVVEVVTGLKAEQVFTDACIIPVRGFEGVKYMEIKVPQTGPMLDLFKPLIKKGKLGKDWSWLKGATLKVAVAHGTANARKVMEDIKAGGKFSQCQFIEFMACPGGCLGGGGQPIPTSPAIRKARAKAIYAEDMGLAIRKSHENPYVLKLYAEFLTDGPCGEVSHKYLHTHYTPRGDYLV; encoded by the coding sequence ATGACCATCACCGCCGGCAAGCCGGGCGATATCGGCGGCCTCGTGTCGGTGAAGATCGACGACCTCGACATCAAGGTGCCGTTCGGCACAACCATCCTCCAGGCGGCCAAGACCGTCGGCATCCGCATCCCGACGCTCTGCTACCACGAGGACCTGTGTCTTGCCGGGGTCTGCCGCATCTGCTCGGTCGAGGTGTCAAAGCAGCGGACGCTCCAGACCGCCTGCACGTTCCCCATTACCGAACCGATTACCGTCAGCACGACCAGCCAGCGCGTCCGGCAGGCGCGCCGCCACATTCTCGACCTCCTTCTCTCCAAGCACTATGGCGAGTGCTATTCCTGTTTCCGCAACAACAACTGCGAGCTGCAGGCGCTGGCCAAAGAATACGGCGTGGATTTCTTCCGGTTCGGCCACCCGGACAAGCCGCGCTTCGAGATTGACCGCTCCAGCTACTCGGTGGTGCGCGACATGAACAAGTGCGTGCTCTGCCGGCGCTGCGTCCGGACCTGTGTTGACCTGCAGTCGGTCGGGGTCTACAGCGCGGCGCACCGGAGCGAGAAGACGAAGATCGAGACCTTTGAGGACCGGCCGCTCGCCGACGTCATCTGTATCAACTGCGGCCAGTGCATCAACCGCTGCCCGACCGGCGCGCTCCGGGCCAAGGATCCGTCGGACGAAATCTGGGCCGCGATTGACGACCCCAAGAAACACGTCGTGATGCAGACCGCGCCCAGCCCGCGTGCCGCAATCGGCGAGGAGTTCGGGCTTGAGGCCGGCACCTCGATGACGGGGGAGATGAACACCGCCCTGCGCCGCGCCGGGTTCGATATGATCTTCGACACCAACACGACCGCCGACCTCACCATAATCGAGGAAGGCACCGAACTGCTGACCCGGCTGTACAAGGCGCTGGTCAAGAAGGAAGAGGCGTTCCTGCCCCAGTTTACCTCCTGTTCGCCGGGCTGGGTCAAGTTCATCGAGCACTTCTATCCCGAGTACCTGCCCTGGATGTCGAGCTGCAAGTCCCCGCAGCAGATGTTCGGCGCGCTCATCAAGAGCTACTACGCCCAGAAGCAGAACCTGAACCCGGCCGACATCGTGACGGTGTCGCTGATGCCATGCTCGGCCAAGAAGTTCGAGGCGAACCGGCCGGAGATGCGCTCATCCGGGTATAAGGACGTTGACTACGGCCTGACCACCCGCGAGACCGCGCAGATGATCAAGGAAGCCGGCATCGACCTGCCGCACATGCCCAAATCCCATTTCGACCTGCCGTTCGGCGACGCCTCTGGCGCCGGCCTCATCTTCGGCGCGTCCGGCGGCGTCATGGAAGCGGCGCTCCGGACCGTGGTTGAGGTCGTGACGGGCTTGAAGGCCGAGCAGGTCTTCACCGACGCCTGCATCATCCCGGTGCGCGGGTTCGAGGGCGTCAAGTACATGGAAATCAAGGTGCCTCAGACCGGCCCGATGCTCGACCTGTTCAAGCCGCTCATCAAGAAAGGCAAGCTGGGCAAGGACTGGTCGTGGCTCAAGGGCGCGACGCTCAAGGTCGCGGTGGCCCACGGCACGGCCAACGCCCGCAAAGTGATGGAAGACATCAAGGCGGGGGGCAAGTTCTCCCAGTGCCAGTTCATCGAGTTCATGGCCTGCCCCGGCGGTTGCCTCGGCGGTGGCGGCCAACCGATTCCGACCTCGCCCGCGATTCGCAAGGCCCGGGCCAAGGCCATCTACGCCGAAGACATGGGGCTCGCTATCCGCAAGTCGCACGAGAACCCGTACGTGCTGAAGCTCTACGCGGAGTTCCTCACCGATGGGCCTTGCGGCGAGGTGAGCCACAAGTACCTGCACACCCACTACACGCCCCGCGGCGACTACCTCGTCTAG
- a CDS encoding DUF2283 domain-containing protein yields the protein MRISYDSEVDALYIRFIETTVTTKHVADGIAVDYAADGRIAGIEVLDARKRFGDEQILRRVVLEDLVPTPAV from the coding sequence ATGAGAATATCGTACGATTCGGAAGTCGATGCGCTGTACATCAGGTTCATTGAGACCACGGTGACGACCAAACACGTCGCCGATGGTATCGCGGTTGACTACGCCGCCGACGGCCGGATTGCGGGCATCGAGGTACTCGACGCGCGCAAACGGTTTGGCGACGAGCAGATTCTCCGGCGCGTCGTGCTCGAGGACCTGGTTCCGACCCCTGCCGTCTAG
- a CDS encoding DUF3040 domain-containing protein gives MSDPGMKAPLTDEQRSKRLRTITLVAGAVTAVFGLAFVLAGRAKTMDIVFIVVGLLVILAGLTVMGGQTR, from the coding sequence GTGTCTGACCCTGGGATGAAGGCGCCGCTCACCGATGAGCAGCGTTCCAAGCGGCTTCGGACAATCACCCTGGTGGCGGGAGCGGTCACGGCCGTCTTCGGGCTCGCCTTCGTGCTGGCCGGCCGGGCCAAGACGATGGATATTGTATTCATCGTCGTCGGACTGCTCGTGATCTTGGCCGGGCTGACGGTGATGGGCGGGCAAACCCGCTGA
- a CDS encoding SDR family NAD(P)-dependent oxidoreductase, whose amino-acid sequence MATAAPDSPSGRGSAVLITGCSSGIGRESAQALARHGFTVLAGVRRDADADALRALNLPDLVPVCPLDVTSHENITRAVQFAADELRRRKLAGLFALVNNAGGGQPAPVELLDLGRFRAELEARVIGSVDLVQQCLPLIRQAKGRILWIMTPALMPTAFVASIHASDFAVNCVVRTLDMELKPWGIPIVRIHCGGIRTPAGLRTTADVEDLLRQGPPARVALYQDILRRWEKEMAEFDRKRTDPAKVAEVVLKALSARRPKRRYAVGHMVNAARLLEALPQSAADWILRKRL is encoded by the coding sequence ATGGCTACAGCAGCACCAGATAGTCCATCGGGCAGAGGCAGCGCGGTACTGATCACTGGCTGTTCTTCAGGCATCGGCCGCGAGAGCGCGCAGGCGCTGGCCAGACATGGTTTCACCGTGCTGGCAGGGGTTCGACGGGACGCGGATGCCGATGCGCTGCGCGCGCTGAACTTGCCGGACCTCGTGCCGGTCTGCCCGCTTGACGTCACGAGCCACGAAAATATCACCCGGGCCGTGCAGTTCGCGGCGGACGAACTGCGCCGCCGCAAGTTGGCGGGTCTGTTCGCGCTCGTTAACAATGCCGGGGGTGGTCAGCCGGCCCCGGTGGAGCTGCTCGACCTTGGGCGATTCCGCGCTGAGCTGGAGGCCCGCGTGATTGGTTCCGTTGACCTGGTTCAGCAATGCCTGCCGCTGATTCGTCAGGCCAAGGGGCGAATCCTCTGGATCATGACCCCGGCGCTGATGCCCACTGCCTTTGTGGCGAGCATCCACGCCTCCGACTTCGCCGTCAACTGCGTTGTCCGCACGCTGGACATGGAGCTCAAGCCCTGGGGAATTCCCATTGTCAGAATCCACTGCGGGGGCATCCGGACGCCGGCCGGTTTGAGGACCACGGCCGACGTGGAGGACCTGCTCCGGCAAGGGCCGCCCGCACGGGTTGCGCTCTATCAGGATATCCTGCGTCGTTGGGAGAAGGAGATGGCCGAATTCGACCGCAAGCGGACGGACCCGGCAAAAGTGGCGGAAGTCGTCCTCAAGGCGCTTTCGGCCCGACGCCCCAAGCGCCGGTATGCGGTCGGGCACATGGTAAATGCTGCCCGTCTTCTCGAAGCGCTGCCCCAATCGGCTGCGGACTGGATTCTCCGGAAGCGGCTCTAG